The proteins below are encoded in one region of Enhydrobacter sp.:
- a CDS encoding antibiotic biosynthesis monooxygenase gives MIARLWRGWAPASTADTYERHATGAVFPSLGRLTGHRGAWLLRRETGDRTEFIAMTLWDSLGSIKAFAGDDISTAIVEPEGRAALSSFDDFATHYEIVLRTGVIPGAARNL, from the coding sequence ATGATCGCTCGTCTTTGGCGCGGCTGGGCGCCGGCCTCCACCGCCGACACCTATGAGCGACATGCTACCGGAGCCGTGTTCCCTTCGCTTGGCCGGCTCACGGGCCATCGCGGCGCCTGGTTGCTGCGGCGCGAGACCGGGGACCGGACCGAGTTCATCGCGATGACACTCTGGGACTCGCTCGGCTCGATCAAGGCTTTCGCCGGCGACGATATCTCGACGGCCATCGTCGAACCCGAAGGCCGGGCCGCTCTCTCGAGCTTCGACGACTTCGCGACCCACTACGAGATCGTTCTTCGCACCGGCGTCATTCCAGGCGCGGCGAGGAATCTTTGA
- a CDS encoding AraC family transcriptional regulator, protein MARRDLRNSTQYWWDRHLSGLSLLCADFTTHDYPPHVHDALVVAVTEQGGSIIRSRGEVEEAHPSTLFVFNPAEPHAGWMGWSKRWRYRGMYLTQAALDQVAAGLGVDSVPYFTRNLFGDRDLIEGFLAMHRAIEQGRDVFREHELLIGSFGKLFQRHGSGRSRIEPAPRDRALFARVAERMRAEYATELRLEDLAQHVGLTIFQLIGLFKRTVGLAPHAYLTQIRLGMACRQLRQSSAPAEVAAAVGFYDQSALNRHFKRCYGITPLQFARAAAA, encoded by the coding sequence ATGGCGCGCCGCGATCTCCGCAACTCGACCCAGTACTGGTGGGACCGACATCTCTCCGGCCTCAGTCTTCTCTGCGCCGACTTCACGACCCACGACTATCCGCCCCATGTGCATGACGCACTCGTGGTCGCGGTCACGGAGCAGGGTGGTTCCATCATTCGGAGCCGCGGCGAGGTCGAGGAGGCGCATCCCTCGACGCTGTTCGTCTTCAATCCGGCCGAGCCGCATGCGGGTTGGATGGGCTGGAGCAAGCGGTGGCGATATCGCGGCATGTACCTGACCCAGGCCGCCCTCGACCAGGTGGCTGCGGGCCTCGGCGTAGACTCGGTGCCGTACTTCACGCGCAATCTTTTCGGCGATCGCGATCTGATCGAAGGGTTCCTTGCGATGCATCGCGCGATCGAGCAGGGGCGCGATGTCTTCCGCGAGCACGAGCTCCTGATCGGATCGTTCGGCAAGCTCTTCCAGAGGCACGGAAGCGGCAGAAGCCGCATCGAACCGGCACCGCGCGACCGCGCTTTGTTCGCGCGGGTCGCTGAACGCATGCGGGCCGAATATGCCACCGAGCTTCGACTGGAGGATCTCGCCCAGCATGTCGGCCTCACGATTTTCCAGCTCATCGGCCTCTTCAAGCGGACGGTGGGCCTCGCGCCGCACGCCTATCTGACCCAGATCCGGCTCGGCATGGCCTGCCGACAGCTGCGACAGTCGTCGGCGCCCGCCGAGGTCGCGGCGGCGGTCGGATTCTACGACCAGAGCGCGCTCAACCGGCACTTCAAGCGCTGCTACGGCATCACCCCGCTCCAGTTCGCCCGGGCCGCAGCCGCGTAG
- a CDS encoding alanyl-tRNA editing protein, whose protein sequence is MHLYCHDHPETLSLGTEVVDARPGRVALAQSPFYPGGGGQLADRGLLRWKGGEAKVTGFELSAGKLWHLLDAPDEVAGAVEAVVDPHFRRRMRQLHTDTHILNALVFQAFDGALVTGVQMADDGTARMDFDVPAADNDRLRALEGPINDLIRQDIPLRFVYVPMHEAQAEHGLIRSRSVAPPPTPDGRIRVVEIVGLDRQACGGTHLASTGGSPSIRILKVDNKGRHNRRVRIALTE, encoded by the coding sequence ATGCATCTCTATTGCCATGATCATCCGGAGACCCTGTCGCTCGGGACGGAGGTTGTCGACGCGCGGCCCGGCCGAGTGGCGCTGGCGCAATCGCCGTTCTATCCCGGCGGAGGAGGGCAGCTCGCCGATCGCGGCCTTCTTCGATGGAAGGGCGGTGAGGCGAAGGTCACAGGCTTCGAGCTGTCGGCGGGCAAGCTTTGGCATTTGCTCGATGCACCGGACGAAGTCGCCGGCGCCGTCGAAGCCGTCGTCGATCCGCACTTCCGGCGTCGGATGCGCCAGCTCCATACCGACACGCACATCCTGAATGCGCTCGTCTTCCAGGCCTTCGATGGCGCCCTCGTCACGGGCGTTCAGATGGCCGACGACGGCACGGCGCGCATGGATTTCGACGTGCCCGCTGCCGACAACGACCGATTGCGCGCGCTCGAAGGGCCGATCAACGACTTGATCCGTCAGGACATACCGCTGCGCTTCGTCTACGTACCGATGCACGAGGCTCAGGCCGAGCACGGCTTGATCCGCAGCCGCTCGGTCGCACCGCCACCGACACCGGACGGCAGGATCCGGGTCGTCGAGATCGTGGGCCTCGATCGCCAGGCCTGTGGCGGAACGCACCTTGCGTCGACCGGCGGTTCGCCGTCCATCCGCATCCTCAAGGTCGACAACAAGGGCCGCCACAACAGGCGCGTACGGATCGCGCTGACTGAATGA